The genomic segment GAACCTGCGCCCACAGGGGTCGGTGGCATGGAAAGTGCGATCAAGTCCTTGGATTCAAAGCGGCTGTTGCACAGGGTCGGAAGTTTACTTGGAACGTTGAAATCCCGTGGCGTGGACCTACAAGCGCCCTGCAGCGACACCCTCGGCAAAACCAAGTGCTGGTTAAAGCGTCACCTGCCCGCTGTGAACGAAGTCCTCTGGAAAATCTCCATGCAGGTCGTGGAACATGCACCCGGTGCGTTCACGCTGGGCAGCGTTGAAGCTGCCGATGTGGACACGGTACGTACGGACGCCTCTTTTCAGGACGCCGGCCTCCTTGTGTACTGGCTGCTCAAGCATCACAGCTGCATCAAGCGACTTCTGCTGGGCATCACAGCTGTTCCCCTCTGGCACTTTCCTTCGCTGCTCGCCAGCGCAATCCATGCCAGCCGAGGCGTCGTAGAGGTCGCAGGCCACCCTAACGACATGACGGAGTCCTGGCGGGAAATCCGTCAGTGCAGGGTTCTGGCGTGCGCCCTGGGAAAACTGTCGCCTGCGTTGAATTGCTTAGATTTGACGTCGCTGAAACTGGACCACGTCGCAGCAGACTGCATCGCCGATGGAATTGCGAGGAGCAACCTGCGGCGCCTGCACCTGTGCAGCGAAATGTCAGCGAGTGTCACACGGAAACTGTTGTCTGCCGTCAGCTCCTGCCAAAGCCTGACCTCTCTCGAGCTCACCGGTTTCACACAGTTCTCTCGGTCCAGTGCCATCGCGCTAGCAGCCGCCTTGAAGCGCAACAGAACGCTACGGAGACTGTTTCTGAAGTTCGTGGAGGATGATGTGGTCGGTATCATCCTTGCCTCCCTGAAGCACAACGAAGCGCTACACGAGCTGTCGCTCGACTATTCGATAGACTTTACGCGTTCTACAATGTGGGACGGGCTTCAAGCACTTCGGGAGAACAGGGTGCTCAAGTGCCTCAAACTTACTGATGCCTACTTTTCTAACAGCTGTGCAATGGTCATAGCTGAAGTCCTGCGGCACAACAATGCGCTCGAAGAGATTTCGCTTTCTACGAACCAGATCAGCGACCTCGGGGCGCGAGCGCTGGCGAAGACACTGGAGCAGAGTTCTACCATAAGGCGTCTCGACATCTCACAAAACCGATTGACCGCTGGTGTCGTGCCGAAGTTTATAGAAGCGATTTCACGGAACAGCACGATCGAACGCGTAGAACTCGGCAACGTCGACATCCCCGAAGAGTGGGCCCCGACATCGCCTCTTACAGCTGATGTGTTCGCTCGCTTGCACGTTTCGTGGAACggccgcgggcttgaggaatgGGCTGCGTGTCTACCCTGCGAAGGGCACCGCTTTCCCCGACCGTCCATTGGCTGGAACAACGCCGCGAACTGCTCGGGCATTGTGCAGTGGTTTTCCGCAGCGCGCGCCAGTAGTGCGTCTCTCGTGGAACTGGTCATCGAGTGTCCGCGCGCAGCGGGTGCGGACTGCACCGAAGCGGTCGTCTCTTTCCTGGAGACCACACATTCCCTCAAAAAGTTGATTGTGCGTCCGTCCCATTGTAACTACGTGTTCTCAGCTGCGGTTATTAACGGTCTCGCCCGTAATAAGACCGTCTGCGAGGCCGAGTTCCACCAGGAGCTCCGCGCCCACTTGGATGTTAAGGCTATTGAGGCCCTTCTGCTCGCCAACCGTACTCTACACCGTCTAAAGTTCAGGGATGACTCTCTCCCCAGCAAGGCGCCTACTTTGTTCGCACGTGCGCTGGAGGAGAATTTCGTGTTCCTCACTCTGGAATTTGAGCGCCACTACGTGAGAAACGACATGTACCCAATAGTTAGCGCCCTCAACAGGAACAGATCACTTCTGAACAGAGCAGTCGAATGTGTCCTGGACGCTGCTAGGGATGAGCTGTCGGTACGAGCCCTTCGCCTTCTTTCGGCCACCGAATCGCTTCTCGATGCAGTCACTGACGTTTCGGGCAAGACTCGCGAGGAGTGCCGGTGTTTGGTGCTAGAAGCAGTGCGCCAACTCAGCAGTTAAGCCTCTGAAGATGTTCTAACGAGTGACTGGCACATAGTAGAGGAAGGCGGCGAACGGCCGAGCGCTCAAGTGTGTTCATAGTCATTGTGTATAAACATTCTGCTAGATTTTACCCATTCGTCGCCTCGCAATAGATTGGTGGATTAGTAATGTCACTATAGGACAGATGGATGCGTGGCGCCGCAACGATTATGTATATAAAAGTTAGCCTAGCCAACCACAAATCACTAATTTTTGGTTGGCTATTGGTGAGCTAGGAATCGCAATATCGCCGGACAGTGCGGGTTCATGTGGAGACTGGCTGTAAACGCGCTGGACACGACGCACGCTGTGCTCTTTGTCGACGAAGCTGAACTGTGAAGGTGAAGATCTGTCTTAATGTGTCCTTTCCCTTCTCGTCAAGATCGCCTCAGACCATCTTCTGAGATTAAAGACATTCTTTCAATATGCCATCAAGTTTCAACACCTTGGAAAAAAGTTACGTTTAAGGTAACCAAAAACCCTACGGCTGTCATGTGTGTTTTCGTTTGTCCACAACCGAACTGCTGTTTCTATTTATTCGTAAAGAAATAACCACGCGACCCCTGTCAGGGCACTGAGTAAGTGgcgaataaagaaaagaaaaaaaatctgttgaTACGGCGAGTGATGCTTTCGACTTTTGCAGCTGGGTGTGTTATCGAGTTTTGCAGACAAATTGGTGCTGGTTAATATTATTTTTGTACTCTTTTATTTGTTTCGTTAGCCGTACACCGGAATTACTTGGGCGATAtcagagagctttagcttgtccggtattccggtaaaacgcaggcggacggggcggggcgttggggcggagg from the Dermacentor variabilis isolate Ectoservices chromosome 9, ASM5094787v1, whole genome shotgun sequence genome contains:
- the LOC142557615 gene encoding uncharacterized protein LOC142557615; this encodes MEPAPTGVGGMESAIKSLDSKRLLHRVGSLLGTLKSRGVDLQAPCSDTLGKTKCWLKRHLPAVNEVLWKISMQVVEHAPGAFTLGSVEAADVDTVRTDASFQDAGLLVYWLLKHHSCIKRLLLGITAVPLWHFPSLLASAIHASRGVVEVAGHPNDMTESWREIRQCRVLACALGKLSPALNCLDLTSLKLDHVAADCIADGIARSNLRRLHLCSEMSASVTRKLLSAVSSCQSLTSLELTGFTQFSRSSAIALAAALKRNRTLRRLFLKFVEDDVVGIILASLKHNEALHELSLDYSIDFTRSTMWDGLQALRENRVLKCLKLTDAYFSNSCAMVIAEVLRHNNALEEISLSTNQISDLGARALAKTLEQSSTIRRLDISQNRLTAGVVPKFIEAISRNSTIERVELGNVDIPEEWAPTSPLTADVFARLHVSWNGRGLEEWAACLPCEGHRFPRPSIGWNNAANCSGIVQWFSAARASSASLVELVIECPRAAGADCTEAVVSFLETTHSLKKLIVRPSHCNYVFSAAVINGLARNKTVCEAEFHQELRAHLDVKAIEALLLANRTLHRLKFRDDSLPSKAPTLFARALEENFVFLTLEFERHYVRNDMYPIVSALNRNRSLLNRAVECVLDAARDELSVRALRLLSATESLLDAVTDVSGKTREECRCLVLEAVRQLSS